Proteins encoded within one genomic window of Arachis ipaensis cultivar K30076 chromosome B08, Araip1.1, whole genome shotgun sequence:
- the LOC107610369 gene encoding uncharacterized protein LOC107610369, translating to MNIIKIDIDKSWISRPRGSIEYKAGLNKFLDFAFANASSDGMIHCPCPSCGFRLFQTREDAYDHLLLKPFPAKYTFWLHHGERRVGESSTETQETDPGSVYRDPMRDMVREAFNFSDSVVDEDDSSNKDFEGDAEELPYLYSEPSSAAHHFDELLEDGEQELYSGCAKFSKLSFLVRLYHIKCMCGVSDKAFGMILELLCEAFEHAKIPASLHDAKRIIRKLGIAYKKIDACPNDCMLYQGSDQILSRCKICGTSRWKQKTRRNSIIRINVVVKKKGKPQAAKVLRYFPLVPRLQRMFMSSKTSVDMLWHKKGPNSDGFLRHPRDGEAWKAFDRRYTHFSGDPRSVRLALASDGFNPFGNLSSRYSIWPVILIPYNLPPWSCMRPSSFLLSMIIPGPKMPGNDIDVYLQPLIDELKQLWRGVDTYDTSEKKTFKLHAALMWTISDFPGLGNLSGWNTYGGRACPTCNLDAESKRLTFSQKWCFMGHRRFLKQSHRFRQDRVRFDGKVEVRGPPVTLSGGDILRQLDNVHVKLGKVQTEAGKRARGQQAALQDEPPWKKRSIFFELPYWEYNLLRHNLDVMHIEKNVCDNIIYTILNDSGKSKDNLKARKDLQLMGIRHELWPREDGKYPTAIFSMSNSQKDVFLRNLKNVIFPDGHSSNISRCIDLQQRKISGLKSHDSHILMEHLLPIAIRNVLEAPVAVVLADLSTFFRRLCSKSIDPEQLPLLQEHVILTLCQMEIIFPPSFFTAMVHLTAHLVEEVRLGGPVHYRWMYPIERYLDNVESRINQPLRVDDRPSEGATNNATSMFPLIGKVVGASESLNLSPTERLQAHRHVLVNCATVENFLEDFRASTKRQLRSIGKRNEAYIDRVVHREFAEWFKNEVNLLYGSSIYIFVNILPSPTQL from the exons ATGAACATcataaaaatagatatagataAGAGTTGGATCTCAAGGCCACGAGGTAGTATCGAATACAAAGCCGGGTTGAACAAATTTTTGGATTTCGCATTTGCAAATGCATCATCCGATGGGATGATACATTGTCCATGTCCTTCGTGTGGGTTCCGGCTATTCCAAACTAGAGAGGATGCTTACGATCACTTGCTGTTAAAACCGTTTCCTGCTAAGTATACTTTTTGGTTACATCATGGGGAGAGACGCGTAGGAGAGAGTTCTACTGAGACACAGGAAACTGACCCTGGTAGCGTCTATCGAGATCCAATGCGCGACATGGTTCGTGAGGCATTCAACTTTTCAGATTCTGTTGTCGATGAAGATGACTCGAGCAACAAAGATTTTGAGGGGGATGCCGAAGAGTTGCCTTATTTGTATAGCGAACCTAGTTCAGCGGCCCATCATTTTGATGAGCTGCTTGAGGATGGAGAGCAGGAATTGTATTCGGGTTGTGCGAAATTCTCGAAGTTGTCTTTCTTGGTCAGGCTATACCATATAAAGTGCATGTGCGGCGTGAGCGACAAGGCATTCGGAATGATACTAGAGTTACTGTGTGAGGCCTTTGAGCATGCAAAGATTCCGGCTTCACTGCACGATGCCAAGAGGATCATACGAAAGCTCGGTATTGCGTACAAGAAGATAGATGCATGTCCGAATGACTGCATGCTATATCAGGGCAGCGATCAAATACTGTCTAGGTGCAAGATATGTGGGACCTCGAGATGGAAGCAAAAGACTAGGAGGAATTCCATTATCCGGATCAATGTGGTTGTTAAGAAGAAAGGGAAGCCGCAGGCGGCGAAGGTTCTTCGGTACTTTCCCCTTGTTCCACGACTGCAGCGGATGTTCATGTCCAGTAAGACATCTGTTGACATGTTGTGGCACAAGAAAGGTCCTAACTCGGATGGTTTTTTGAGGCATCCACGAGACGGAGAGGCATGGAAGGCATTTGATAGAAGATATACTCACTTCAGTGGCGATCCACGCAGCGTTCGCTTAGCCTTAGCTAGCGATGGCTTTAATCCCTTCGGAAATCTCAGCTCAAGGTACTCGATCTGGCCCGTGATTCTCATCCCCTACAACCTGCCCCCATGGAGTTGTATGAGACCCAGCTCTTTCTTGTTGTCTATGATTATTCCTGGTCCCAAGATGCCTGGTAATGACATAGATGTCTACTTACAGCCGTTGATAGATGAGTTGAAGCAGCTGTGGCGTGGTGTTGATACGTACGACACTAGTGAGAAAAAAACATTCAAGCTGCATGCTGCGTTGATGTGGACAATCAGCGATTTTCCAGGGTTGGGCAACTTATCTGGGTGGAATACGTACGGTGGAAGAGCATGTCCTACGTGCAACCTGGATGCCGAGTCTAAGCGACTCACGTTTAGTCAGAAATGGTGTTTCATGGGTCATCGGCGCTTTCTGAAACAAAGCCACAGATTTCGGCAGGACCGGGTCAGATTTGATGGGAAGGTAGAGGTCAGAGGACCGCCTGTAACATTATCGGGTGGAGATATTTTGAGACAGTTGGATAATGTGCATGTCAAGCTTGGCAAGGTGCAAACGGAAGCCGGTAAAAGAGCGCGCGGACAACAGGCTGCATTACAAGACGAGCCTCCTTGGAAAAAAAGGAGTATATTCTTTGAACTCCCATATTGGGAGTATAATTTGTTGCGTCACAATCTGGACGTGATGCACATAGAGAAAAATGTGTGCGACAACATTATCTATACGATACTGAACGATAGTGGTAAATCCAAGGACAACCTCAAAGCTCGAAAAGACCTCCAGCTGATGGGAATTAGGCATGAACTCTGGCCACGAGAAGATGGAAAGTATCCCACTGCAATATTCTCCATGTCGAATTCACAGAAGGACGTTTTTCTTAGGAACTTAAAGAATGTCATCTTTCCAGATGGTCATTCAAGCAACATATCTCGCTGTATTGACCTACAACAGCGAAAAATATCCGGCTTGAAAAGTCACGACTCCCACATTCTCATGGAACATCTTCTCCCAATAGCTATCAGGAATGTATTGGAAGCCCCAGTGGCAGTCGTCCTGGCTGATTTGTCAACTTTCTTTAGACGACTATGCAGTAAATCTATAGACCCTGAACAACTTCCTCTCCTACAAGAACATGTGATCCTCACTCTTTGTCAAATGGAAATAATTTTTCCACCATCTTTCTTCACAGCCATGGTACACCTAACCGCGCATCTGGTCGAAGAGGTACGCCTAGGGGGCCCGGTCCATTATAGGTGGATGTATCCAATTGAAAG ATATCTAGATAACGTTGAAAGCAGGATCAATCAACCATTGCGTGTTGATGATCGACCGAGCGAAGGTGCGACTAATAACGCGACAAGCATGTTCCCACTGATTGGCAAAGTGGTAGGGGCTTCCGAGAGTTTGAATCTGTCACCAACCGAGAGACTTCAAGCACATCGTCACGTATTGGTCAATTGCGCAACTGTGGAGAATTTCTTAGA GGATTTTAGGGCTAGTACAAAAAGACAGCTACGAAGTATTGGCAAAAGAAACGAAGCCTACATTGACAGGGTTGTCCATAGAGAATTCGCCGAGTGGTTCAAGAATGAGGTGAATCTTCTGTATGGCTCTTCCATTTATATTTTCGTTAATATCTTGCCTTCTCCCACTCAACTCTGA